One Sulfitobacter sp. M39 genomic window, TCCCTACAACGCATGACGTCTGCGATCCCCGCAGGCCAAGTCGCCGCACCCTTGCAAAAAACGGTTTCAAATATGACACGCACCTACCTTCCCGGCATTCTTGCCATGGCCGCCATCGTTGTGGCCTCCAATATTCTTGTTCAGTTCCTCTTTGGCCAATGGCTGACCTGGGGCGCGTTCACCTATCCGCTGGCGTTTCTGGTCACCGACGTGATGAACCGCGTTTACGGCAAGGATGCCGCGCGCCGTGTCGTGCTGGTGGGCTTTGTCGTCGGGCTGGTCTGTTCGTTGATCGGGACACAGATCATGGGCGAATTCGGGCCGTTGGTGACCCTGCGCATCGCGATCGGGTCCGGTGTGGCATTCCTCGTGGCGCAATTGGTCGATGTCGCGATCTTCTCTGCGCTGCGCGATGGCACGTGGTGGCGTGCGCCTTTGGCCAGCACGCTGGTCAGCAGCACGCTTGATACGTTGCTGTTTTTCTCGATCTCATTTTCTGGTGCCCTGTCGTTCCTACATCCTGCAACCGATGTGTCCTGGGCGGCCGAAATGTTGCCATTGCTCGGCAGCGGCCCGCTCGCGCCGCTTTGGGTATCGCTGGCCGCTGCAGACTGGTCTGTGAAACTCGGGATTGCGCTGATTGCCCTGATCCCCTTCCGCATCATCACTGCACAACTTTTGACCCGCAGTTGATGGGCACCCTTTTGTGAACAGTGACGGGTGCAGAAAACGTTTTGCGTTTTCAGATTACTGTGCCAGTCTTCAAGTGA contains:
- a CDS encoding queuosine precursor transporter codes for the protein MTRTYLPGILAMAAIVVASNILVQFLFGQWLTWGAFTYPLAFLVTDVMNRVYGKDAARRVVLVGFVVGLVCSLIGTQIMGEFGPLVTLRIAIGSGVAFLVAQLVDVAIFSALRDGTWWRAPLASTLVSSTLDTLLFFSISFSGALSFLHPATDVSWAAEMLPLLGSGPLAPLWVSLAAADWSVKLGIALIALIPFRIITAQLLTRS